The proteins below come from a single Chryseobacterium bernardetii genomic window:
- a CDS encoding Crp/Fnr family transcriptional regulator, producing the protein MNSSEFLKQINSYYPLSEETTAALMSICSEELYKKNDFLLESGSMARYYYFLQSGLIGYYTIDEEGNSIYKIFFEENSFVASTSAIIKNEPSDFSIIALEDCSVIKYPVKAYRELLEKYHDLALFHIRYLEKNWVVKKEPLEVSLKFETAKQRYLLLLENKSLHNRLKQHHISSYLGITPTQLSRIKKEINR; encoded by the coding sequence ATGAACAGTTCTGAGTTTTTAAAGCAAATCAACAGCTATTATCCATTATCAGAAGAGACTACTGCAGCATTGATGAGTATCTGCAGTGAAGAACTGTACAAAAAAAATGATTTCCTGCTGGAATCCGGGAGCATGGCAAGGTATTATTATTTCCTGCAATCCGGATTAATTGGCTATTATACAATTGATGAGGAAGGCAATTCCATTTATAAGATTTTCTTTGAAGAGAACAGCTTTGTAGCTTCCACATCTGCCATTATTAAAAATGAACCGAGTGATTTCAGTATTATTGCCCTTGAAGATTGCTCAGTCATCAAATATCCGGTTAAAGCCTATCGGGAGCTGCTGGAAAAGTATCATGATCTTGCTCTTTTTCATATAAGGTATCTGGAGAAAAACTGGGTGGTAAAAAAAGAGCCTCTTGAAGTTTCCTTAAAATTTGAAACTGCAAAACAAAGGTATTTGTTATTACTTGAAAATAAATCGCTGCATAACAGGCTAAAACAGCATCATATATCATCATATTTAGGAATAACCCCTACACAGCTCAGCCGGATAAAAAAGGAAATCAACAGATAA
- a CDS encoding GNAT family N-acetyltransferase, whose protein sequence is MASIIINKASAEDTDIIQKLGIQTFSETFAKDNTEEAMEKYLKESFNTEKVTAELKNPDSHFYIAWEEDNPVGYLKVNTGKAQTELQDDTSLEIERIYVKQSHHGKKVGQLLYDQTLSIAQQLEKSYLWLGVWEENLRALNFYRKNGFVEFDKHIFRLGNEEQTDLMMKKILD, encoded by the coding sequence ATGGCATCAATTATTATTAACAAAGCATCTGCTGAAGATACGGACATTATCCAGAAGCTGGGTATCCAGACTTTTTCTGAAACTTTTGCAAAAGACAATACAGAAGAAGCCATGGAAAAATACCTGAAAGAAAGTTTCAATACAGAAAAGGTAACTGCTGAACTGAAAAATCCGGATTCTCATTTTTATATTGCCTGGGAAGAAGACAATCCTGTTGGGTATTTGAAAGTGAATACCGGTAAAGCACAGACAGAGTTACAGGATGATACCAGCCTTGAAATTGAAAGGATTTATGTGAAGCAAAGCCATCATGGTAAAAAAGTAGGCCAGCTTCTTTATGACCAGACGCTAAGCATTGCCCAACAACTCGAAAAATCATATTTGTGGCTGGGAGTCTGGGAAGAAAACCTGAGGGCTTTAAACTTTTACAGGAAAAACGGATTTGTTGAGTTTGATAAGCACATTTTCAGGCTTGGGAATGAAGAACAGACTGATCTGATGATGAAGAAAATCCTTGATTAA
- the bioD gene encoding dethiobiotin synthase, translating into MKLFITGIGTEIGKTVCSAILVQYFKADYWKPIQSGDLHYTDTNKIETWTDHTFCHPETYRLQLAASPHQSARAQNIQIRLDDFQLPETQNTLIVEGAGGLMVPLSDDIFMIDLIKKLQLSAALVVRNYLGCINHTLLSISALQQRNITLDYLIFNGEFPEDTERVILNFITKETKIIKIPEIKSLDKEHITAITKQLTITKL; encoded by the coding sequence ATGAAATTATTTATAACAGGAATAGGAACTGAAATTGGAAAAACAGTCTGTTCCGCCATTTTAGTACAATATTTTAAAGCAGATTACTGGAAACCGATACAGTCAGGAGACCTGCATTATACAGACACGAATAAAATCGAAACCTGGACTGACCATACGTTCTGCCATCCTGAAACATACCGTCTCCAATTGGCCGCATCCCCCCATCAATCCGCAAGGGCTCAAAACATACAGATCCGTCTTGATGATTTTCAACTCCCGGAAACTCAGAATACACTGATCGTAGAAGGAGCAGGAGGCCTTATGGTACCGCTTTCAGATGATATTTTTATGATTGACCTGATTAAAAAGCTACAACTTTCTGCTGCACTTGTAGTGAGAAACTATCTAGGCTGTATTAACCATACTTTATTATCAATATCAGCCTTACAGCAAAGAAATATTACACTGGATTACCTAATCTTCAACGGTGAGTTTCCCGAAGATACCGAAAGGGTGATCTTAAACTTCATTACAAAAGAAACAAAAATTATCAAAATACCCGAAATAAAAAGTTTGGATAAAGAACACATCACAGCTATTACAAAACAATTAACAATAACAAAATTATGA
- a CDS encoding aminotransferase class I/II-fold pyridoxal phosphate-dependent enzyme → MLKNITRFQEALRKRNQLGTLRTLKQKAEGIDFCSNDYLGLAGNKKLQTIMLEKINKNPQWLSGSTGSRLISGNSQIADSTEDFIAEKHQFSSALLFPSGYNANLALFSTLPDRHDTIIADEQIHRSVHDACKMSNARKLKFRHNDIEGLESILKRQKGHCYIAIESLYSMEGDLAPIREIADLAKQYESYLIVDEAHAFGVFGNGLVSQYGLQDKVTANVITYGKALGSHGAAILCNDIIKSYLVNFASPFIYTTSAQSFQWMSIKAGYDFLEDHKELSIQLQENIKIFRSRELRSPSWEGSPVQAIIIPDNQKLQFLQDTLSQEGFLTYAIYSPTVKEGTERLRICLHSFNTEKEIIRLTEIIKDFI, encoded by the coding sequence ATGCTTAAAAACATAACCCGTTTTCAGGAAGCACTCCGTAAAAGAAATCAGCTGGGAACCTTAAGAACTTTAAAGCAAAAAGCTGAAGGAATTGATTTCTGTTCCAATGATTATTTAGGATTGGCAGGAAATAAAAAACTTCAAACAATAATGCTGGAGAAGATTAATAAGAACCCTCAATGGCTTTCCGGAAGCACAGGTTCAAGGCTGATCAGCGGAAACAGTCAGATCGCAGATTCTACAGAGGATTTTATTGCGGAAAAACATCAGTTTTCTTCTGCATTACTGTTTCCATCAGGTTATAATGCCAATTTAGCCTTGTTCTCCACACTTCCGGACCGTCATGATACAATTATTGCAGATGAACAGATTCATCGTTCCGTACATGATGCCTGTAAAATGTCAAATGCCAGAAAATTAAAGTTCAGGCATAATGATATTGAAGGTCTGGAAAGTATTTTAAAAAGACAGAAAGGACATTGTTATATTGCTATAGAAAGTCTTTATTCTATGGAAGGTGATCTTGCTCCGATTCGTGAGATTGCAGATCTGGCCAAGCAGTATGAATCATATTTAATAGTAGATGAAGCCCACGCATTCGGTGTTTTTGGAAATGGTTTGGTGAGTCAATACGGTTTACAGGATAAGGTAACAGCTAATGTAATCACTTATGGCAAGGCTTTAGGCTCTCATGGTGCAGCAATATTGTGCAATGATATTATAAAATCTTATCTGGTCAATTTTGCTTCTCCATTTATTTATACCACTTCCGCCCAAAGCTTTCAATGGATGAGCATCAAAGCAGGTTACGATTTTCTGGAAGATCATAAAGAATTATCCATACAGCTTCAGGAAAATATAAAAATATTCCGAAGCCGGGAACTTCGGTCTCCATCCTGGGAAGGCAGTCCGGTGCAGGCGATTATCATTCCAGACAATCAGAAATTACAATTTTTACAGGATACCTTATCACAGGAAGGATTTTTAACTTATGCCATCTACAGCCCAACCGTAAAAGAAGGAACCGAAAGACTCCGGATATGCCTCCACAGCTTTAATACAGAAAAGGAGATTATCAGGCTTACAGAAATAATTAAAGATTTCATTTAA
- a CDS encoding ketoacyl-ACP synthase III → MKLQHTYFYHPEHMENNEAIIQHFEQQNISMQKIQNALGRNNRFILTDDADETTLSMGIEAAKGVLRESKTSIQEIGVIVFVTSTPEHHIPCDSIKIHQALEGKPNTLCYDINANCIGAFAALDQVSKYLEGSSTAHKALVICSERLSRILDPENPVTAFCFSDSSFAFIVEKDSSSSGLMDVMYHTDSSFHDTVLYPPKGYACQHHNDVTIWDKRFDGSGSVDFALTHMTQFLEQNQLTVEEIDLFLFSQFSIKNINTIIEHFNLPPEKVPFYAREVGYTGSSSPFLALHEYQRKIRKLQEGEHILIWTLGAGYQAGLMLWKY, encoded by the coding sequence ATGAAACTGCAGCACACTTATTTCTATCATCCGGAACACATGGAAAACAATGAAGCCATTATACAACATTTCGAACAGCAGAACATCTCCATGCAGAAGATTCAGAATGCACTGGGCAGAAATAATCGTTTTATTCTGACTGATGATGCTGACGAAACGACTCTTTCTATGGGAATTGAAGCAGCTAAAGGTGTACTCAGAGAAAGCAAAACCTCAATTCAGGAAATAGGTGTAATTGTATTTGTAACCAGTACACCTGAACATCATATTCCCTGTGATTCCATAAAAATACATCAGGCCCTGGAAGGAAAACCCAATACATTATGTTATGATATCAATGCTAACTGTATCGGAGCTTTTGCAGCCCTGGATCAGGTTTCAAAATACCTGGAAGGATCTTCTACAGCTCATAAAGCATTGGTAATATGTTCAGAAAGGCTTTCCAGAATACTGGATCCTGAAAATCCGGTGACAGCATTTTGTTTTTCAGATTCCTCATTTGCTTTTATTGTGGAAAAAGATTCCTCATCATCAGGATTAATGGATGTTATGTACCATACGGACAGCAGTTTTCACGATACCGTCTTATATCCTCCCAAAGGATACGCCTGCCAGCATCATAATGATGTGACAATATGGGATAAACGTTTTGACGGAAGCGGAAGTGTAGATTTTGCTTTAACCCACATGACTCAATTTTTAGAACAAAACCAGCTCACTGTTGAAGAAATTGATTTGTTCTTATTCTCACAGTTTTCAATAAAAAATATCAATACCATTATTGAACATTTCAATTTACCCCCGGAAAAAGTTCCTTTCTATGCACGGGAAGTAGGATATACCGGTTCTTCAAGTCCTTTTCTGGCTTTGCATGAATACCAAAGAAAAATAAGAAAACTTCAGGAGGGTGAACATATTCTCATATGGACGTTAGGAGCAGGTTACCAGGCAGGATTAATGCTGTGGAAATACTGA
- a CDS encoding alpha/beta hydrolase, producing the protein MKKLISIVAFTVFAQISAQKIIHQEVFSPKMNKKIKTIIITPDVQPNTKYPSVYILHGFSGNPDRTIKEDIPDLAQKAQQYKTIYVLPDGNYSSWYVDSPIVKDSQYQTFIGKELVDFIDKNYPVKAEKKFRGILGWSMGGYGATNIGVTYNKTFGIVGSSCGALDFNSFGEGYNKYMVNKVLGPMESLNPNFLTDSRIKLMATAGQHYIFDCGTEDEQMIGQNRKFHTKLTEQKIQHLYIESLGVHDTSYWSRSLSEQLALFDKYFK; encoded by the coding sequence ATGAAAAAGTTAATCAGCATTGTTGCTTTTACAGTCTTCGCACAGATTTCAGCACAAAAGATCATTCATCAGGAAGTTTTCAGTCCCAAAATGAATAAAAAGATCAAAACAATCATTATTACTCCTGACGTACAGCCCAATACAAAGTATCCATCTGTCTATATCCTTCATGGCTTCAGCGGTAATCCGGACAGAACTATAAAGGAAGATATTCCTGACTTAGCTCAGAAAGCCCAGCAGTACAAAACCATTTATGTATTACCTGACGGAAACTATAGTTCATGGTATGTAGACAGCCCTATTGTTAAAGATTCTCAGTACCAAACTTTTATCGGAAAAGAACTTGTGGATTTTATTGATAAAAATTATCCGGTAAAAGCTGAAAAGAAATTCCGTGGAATTTTGGGATGGAGTATGGGAGGTTACGGGGCTACAAATATTGGTGTTACCTATAACAAAACATTTGGAATTGTGGGTAGTTCATGCGGAGCATTAGATTTTAACTCATTCGGAGAAGGGTACAATAAATACATGGTAAATAAAGTACTAGGCCCTATGGAATCTCTGAATCCTAATTTTCTTACTGACAGCAGGATCAAATTAATGGCCACAGCCGGGCAGCATTATATTTTCGACTGTGGTACGGAAGATGAACAGATGATAGGACAAAACAGAAAATTCCATACAAAACTCACTGAACAAAAGATCCAGCATCTTTATATAGAATCTTTGGGAGTTCATGATACTTCATATTGGAGCCGTTCACTTTCTGAACAGCTGGCTCTGTTTGATAAATATTTCAAATAA
- a CDS encoding aminotransferase-like domain-containing protein: MDSPVKIPYESFIKIDRKSETSIYLQIANQLVNAIQRGFLPFGTKLPGTRAFSEILDVHRNTAVAVYDELSAQGWVESFPNKGTFVIGKEQEKPVKVKDFAENSLQNYPKTTGFTFKTSNILDNPFEHSDCEYVFNDGVPDIRLTQIGQHSRYYSSILKRKSTQKGLGHYNHDGSEFFKEHLSRYLNLSRGLPISKNNLLITRSTEMSIYIVSEILLSAGDTVLVGDLSYFSVNMIFQKAGVSIVTLPIDEDGIIVESVRAACKKQKIRMLYLTPHHHYPTTVALSAQRRLELLELANEYGFVILEDDYDYEFHYDKSPILPLASADTNGMVIYIGSFGKSLAPGFRTGFIVAPENLMAEMRKHLGIIDRQGDILMERTLGEMIEEGEINRYLKKSLKVYQERRDHFSVLLYENLGDLITFERPSGGLAIWMEWNVPVNLMQLSRKCAQDNLFIPKTLLYQNKNLTAMRLGFGDMSFDEMEKSIDILSENVAHFI; this comes from the coding sequence ATGGATAGTCCGGTTAAAATTCCTTATGAAAGTTTTATTAAAATAGATAGAAAATCTGAGACTTCAATCTATCTGCAAATTGCTAATCAATTGGTGAATGCCATTCAAAGAGGTTTTTTGCCGTTTGGAACCAAGCTTCCGGGCACCAGAGCCTTCAGTGAGATCCTGGATGTACACAGAAATACAGCAGTAGCAGTATATGATGAACTTTCTGCACAGGGCTGGGTGGAGAGTTTTCCCAATAAAGGAACATTTGTGATTGGAAAAGAGCAGGAAAAGCCCGTTAAAGTTAAAGATTTTGCAGAAAATAGCCTTCAGAACTACCCTAAGACCACCGGTTTCACTTTTAAAACCTCTAATATCTTAGATAATCCTTTTGAACATTCAGATTGTGAATATGTCTTTAATGATGGTGTGCCCGATATCAGGCTTACTCAGATAGGGCAGCATTCGCGGTATTACAGCTCTATCCTTAAGAGAAAGTCGACCCAGAAAGGGCTTGGACATTATAATCATGATGGGAGTGAGTTTTTTAAAGAGCACTTGTCCCGTTATCTCAATTTATCCCGTGGACTGCCCATCTCTAAAAACAATCTTCTGATTACAAGAAGTACGGAAATGAGTATTTATATTGTTTCCGAAATTCTTTTATCCGCAGGGGATACAGTTCTGGTAGGTGATTTGAGCTATTTTTCCGTTAATATGATCTTTCAGAAGGCAGGCGTTTCTATTGTTACCCTCCCTATTGATGAGGATGGAATTATTGTAGAAAGTGTACGGGCTGCCTGTAAAAAACAGAAAATAAGGATGCTTTATCTTACCCCGCACCATCACTACCCTACAACTGTGGCTTTAAGTGCACAGCGTCGCCTGGAATTGCTGGAACTGGCGAATGAGTATGGGTTTGTAATTCTTGAAGATGATTATGATTATGAATTCCACTATGATAAAAGCCCCATTCTGCCTTTGGCAAGTGCTGATACGAATGGAATGGTGATCTATATAGGGTCTTTCGGAAAATCACTGGCACCGGGATTCAGGACCGGGTTCATTGTAGCGCCTGAAAACCTGATGGCGGAAATGCGGAAACATCTCGGGATCATTGATCGCCAGGGTGATATTCTGATGGAAAGAACATTGGGAGAAATGATTGAGGAAGGAGAAATCAACCGCTATCTGAAAAAATCTTTAAAAGTTTATCAGGAAAGGCGGGATCATTTCAGTGTCCTGCTTTATGAAAATCTTGGTGATCTGATTACATTTGAAAGACCTTCCGGAGGGCTTGCCATCTGGATGGAATGGAATGTGCCCGTTAATCTGATGCAGCTGAGCCGCAAATGCGCTCAGGACAATCTTTTTATTCCGAAAACACTGCTTTACCAAAATAAAAACCTTACAGCGATGAGGCTGGGTTTTGGTGATATGAGCTTTGATGAAATGGAAAAAAGTATTGATATTCTTTCTGAAAATGTAGCCCATTTCATTTAA
- a CDS encoding 5'-methylthioadenosine/S-adenosylhomocysteine nucleosidase family protein yields MIKINNDIHFHVADTLFVFALDSEAGTVFDGKNKLITGIGKVNAAIELTKEIHTRKPKLIVNLGSAGSKGFHKGEVVCCTKFIQRDMDVRGLGFKLYETPLSGIPPVLEYGLKMDSLKEGICGSGDSFEMNHSETDYNIVDMEAYPLALIAQKENIPFLCLKYISDDAGSDAADDWSVQVHLASEAFKKILFS; encoded by the coding sequence ATGATAAAAATTAATAATGATATTCATTTTCATGTTGCAGACACTCTATTTGTTTTTGCACTGGATTCTGAGGCGGGAACGGTATTCGATGGAAAAAATAAATTAATAACAGGGATCGGAAAGGTGAATGCTGCCATAGAGCTTACCAAAGAAATTCATACCAGAAAACCGAAATTAATTGTGAATCTGGGTTCTGCGGGAAGCAAAGGCTTTCATAAAGGAGAAGTGGTTTGCTGTACAAAGTTTATCCAGAGAGATATGGATGTGAGGGGTTTAGGCTTTAAACTGTATGAAACCCCATTATCAGGAATTCCGCCAGTGTTGGAATACGGTCTGAAAATGGACAGCCTGAAAGAAGGAATCTGTGGAAGCGGCGATAGTTTTGAAATGAATCATTCTGAAACCGATTACAATATCGTAGATATGGAAGCTTATCCCTTGGCATTAATTGCCCAAAAAGAGAACATTCCGTTTCTATGTTTAAAATACATCTCTGATGATGCAGGAAGCGATGCTGCCGATGATTGGAGTGTGCAGGTACATTTAGCTTCAGAAGCATTCAAAAAAATATTATTTTCATAA